The Desulfobacterales bacterium genome has a segment encoding these proteins:
- a CDS encoding glycosyltransferase family 4 protein, with protein MDKIQKPVLGMILKGYPRISETFISNEILLLERLGFLIRLFSMRQPREPFCHDSVRQIRAAVDYLPETLLRPLPRLLYHNGLLAGQIPRLYLRAMRLAWRRFRRTRKLATVKHLLQAGYLVHRLLPQSGVTHLHAHFAHSPTSVALYASLLSGLGFSFTAHAKDIYTSDPRQLAEKMQMARFVVTCTEYNKHYLQGLLPDSAAPVYRVYHGIDLELFASQMPHKSIDTPMAPAPPFQIVTVARLTAKKGLPVVIKAIRRLCDLNVPVQYTLIGDGEDREKILSLIREENIGHVTRWLGTMPHHEVLKHYRRADLFVLGCETAPNGDIDGIPNVFMESMAMGVPVVATRISAIPELIEHERTGLLVPPGNPEQLAEAMIRLLTDIPLRQRIIRLAGENVQQHFDNRKLIQQLAGIYRKEGVVSFPNSPESGKILQSDPAQKIYNYAF; from the coding sequence ATGGACAAAATTCAAAAACCGGTTCTGGGGATGATCCTCAAAGGATATCCGAGAATTTCCGAAACGTTCATCTCCAATGAAATATTGCTGCTGGAGCGCCTGGGATTTTTAATCCGGCTGTTTTCCATGCGTCAGCCGCGGGAGCCTTTTTGCCATGACAGCGTCAGGCAGATCCGTGCAGCGGTGGATTATCTGCCGGAAACCCTTTTAAGGCCGTTGCCCCGGTTGCTTTATCACAATGGATTGCTGGCAGGACAAATCCCCCGGCTGTATTTGCGTGCGATGCGGTTGGCATGGCGCCGGTTTCGCAGAACCCGGAAACTGGCCACCGTGAAGCATTTGCTTCAGGCCGGATACCTGGTTCACCGGTTGCTGCCGCAAAGCGGTGTCACTCACCTGCATGCCCATTTTGCCCATTCTCCGACATCGGTCGCCCTGTATGCGAGCCTCCTCAGCGGTCTGGGATTCAGCTTTACGGCCCATGCCAAAGACATCTATACCTCTGATCCGAGGCAACTGGCGGAAAAGATGCAGATGGCCCGTTTCGTGGTGACCTGCACAGAATACAATAAACATTACCTTCAGGGGCTGTTGCCGGATTCAGCAGCCCCGGTCTATCGCGTTTATCACGGCATTGATCTGGAGTTGTTCGCGAGTCAGATGCCTCATAAATCCATCGATACGCCTATGGCCCCGGCCCCGCCTTTTCAGATCGTGACGGTGGCCCGGCTGACAGCCAAAAAAGGACTGCCGGTTGTTATCAAGGCGATTCGAAGGCTCTGTGATCTGAATGTTCCGGTTCAGTACACCCTGATCGGCGATGGAGAAGACAGGGAGAAAATTCTGTCCCTGATCCGGGAGGAGAACATCGGTCATGTCACCCGCTGGCTCGGAACGATGCCCCATCATGAGGTTCTGAAACATTATCGACGGGCCGATCTGTTTGTCCTGGGTTGTGAAACGGCGCCGAACGGTGACATCGATGGAATTCCCAACGTGTTCATGGAAAGCATGGCCATGGGAGTTCCGGTGGTGGCGACCCGGATTTCAGCCATTCCGGAGCTGATCGAACATGAACGGACCGGGCTGCTGGTGCCGCCCGGAAACCCCGAGCAATTGGCAGAGGCCATGATTCGACTGCTGACCGATATCCCTCTGAGACAGCGTATCATTCGGTTGGCAGGAGAAAACGTTCAGCAGCACTTTGACAACCGGAAACTGATCCAGCAGCTGGCCGGTATCTATCGGAAGGAAGGGGTTGTGTCCTTTCCGAACAGCCCGGAATCCGGAAAAATCCTACAGTCTGATCCGGCACAGAAAATATACAACTATGCGTTTTGA
- a CDS encoding FtsX-like permease family protein translates to MISNQPGHRQLPVNRLVVLPFKTSVSIAFESIRVRFFRSAITTMSLVLAVSFFSFINVNIDITSGLLATGDPLLRPALVRSGYDLEAEDTSAASSPKQRWLVALSLLVCMVGIVNAQLMAVTERFREIGTMKCLGALDRFILRLFLLEAGIQGLIGGGLGAVVGGGFSLINAWIRIGPVAIASLSWASAAQSVCLATGIGFILSLLGVLYPAVVASRMRPVEAMRVEQ, encoded by the coding sequence ATGATTTCCAATCAACCCGGGCATAGACAACTTCCCGTCAACCGTCTGGTGGTGCTGCCGTTTAAGACATCGGTCAGCATCGCGTTTGAAAGTATCCGGGTCCGGTTTTTCAGATCCGCCATCACAACGATGAGTCTGGTGCTGGCTGTTTCGTTTTTCAGTTTTATCAACGTGAACATCGATATCACCAGCGGGCTTCTGGCTACCGGAGATCCCTTGTTGAGACCGGCACTTGTCCGTTCGGGATATGATCTTGAGGCGGAGGATACCTCAGCCGCAAGCAGTCCCAAACAGCGATGGCTGGTAGCGCTTTCTCTGCTGGTGTGTATGGTCGGGATTGTAAATGCCCAGTTGATGGCCGTTACCGAACGGTTTCGGGAGATCGGAACCATGAAATGCCTTGGGGCGCTGGACCGGTTCATCCTCCGGCTGTTTCTTCTGGAAGCCGGGATACAGGGGCTGATCGGAGGCGGGCTGGGCGCTGTCGTCGGAGGCGGATTTTCTTTGATCAACGCATGGATCAGAATCGGTCCGGTAGCCATCGCCAGTCTTTCATGGGCATCTGCGGCACAATCCGTGTGCCTGGCAACCGGCATCGGGTTTATATTGAGTCTTTTGGGTGTCCTGTATCCGGCTGTGGTGGCGTCCAGAATGCGGCCGGTGGAAGCCATGCGAGTTGAACAGTAA
- a CDS encoding glycosyltransferase, with translation MKIIYYCQHVLGIGHFFRSLEICRALAPQPVLLVSGGPGIQVDFPAHVRLVRQAGLMMDTQFQNLSPVQSGKSLESVKQERSRQLYDLFLNEAPDLFLIELYPFGRRAFRFELEPVLDGIKNGKLLPCRVVCSLRDILVEKENAEKYERRVAERLNRSFDALLIHSDPRILTLDETFCRMNDIAIEVAYTGFVASKPPPAARAMTRDRLGIEEDQALVVVSAGGGKVGCRLLEAVANAVREMKSGQAVRLQMVSGPFMPAADYRKLLSLTDDRIAVRRFDPEFLSLIAAADLSVSMAGYNTCMNVLAARTPALLLPFAQNREQRIRAERLARYGWIDVLEDQDLKPVSLSRQMARMLSQPKPGPVDIDLEGAEHTAGWVRLRMNPIGTDPSGRERISWA, from the coding sequence ATGAAAATTATCTACTATTGTCAGCATGTTCTCGGGATCGGCCATTTTTTCAGGAGTCTGGAAATCTGCCGGGCACTGGCGCCTCAACCGGTGCTTCTGGTGAGCGGCGGACCCGGAATTCAGGTGGATTTTCCTGCCCACGTGCGGCTGGTTCGACAGGCCGGGCTGATGATGGATACCCAATTTCAGAATCTGTCACCGGTTCAGTCCGGTAAAAGTCTGGAGAGCGTCAAACAGGAAAGATCGCGGCAGCTGTATGATCTGTTTTTAAACGAAGCACCGGATTTGTTTCTGATTGAACTCTATCCGTTCGGGCGCCGGGCGTTTCGGTTTGAACTGGAACCGGTCCTCGATGGCATCAAAAATGGAAAACTTTTACCGTGTCGGGTCGTATGCAGTCTGAGAGATATTCTCGTGGAGAAGGAAAATGCGGAAAAATATGAGCGCCGGGTGGCTGAACGCCTGAATCGTAGTTTTGACGCGCTGTTGATCCATTCCGATCCACGGATATTGACGCTCGATGAAACATTTTGCCGGATGAATGATATCGCCATTGAGGTGGCCTATACCGGATTTGTGGCATCAAAACCGCCGCCGGCGGCACGGGCAATGACCCGAGACCGGCTTGGCATCGAAGAGGATCAGGCGCTGGTGGTGGTCAGTGCCGGCGGCGGAAAGGTGGGTTGCCGCCTTCTGGAAGCCGTAGCAAACGCAGTCAGGGAGATGAAATCCGGGCAGGCGGTTCGTCTGCAGATGGTGTCAGGCCCGTTCATGCCGGCGGCGGACTACCGCAAGCTGCTATCCCTTACGGATGACCGGATTGCCGTGAGGCGGTTTGATCCGGAATTTCTGTCTTTGATTGCGGCAGCCGACCTTTCGGTGAGCATGGCCGGGTATAACACCTGCATGAATGTTCTGGCGGCTCGGACCCCGGCGCTTCTCCTGCCGTTTGCTCAAAACCGGGAACAGCGGATACGGGCAGAGCGACTGGCCCGATATGGATGGATTGACGTGCTTGAGGATCAGGATCTTAAACCCGTGTCTTTATCCCGGCAGATGGCCCGGATGCTTTCGCAACCCAAACCCGGGCCGGTGGACATTGATCTTGAGGGCGCTGAGCATACGGCCGGATGGGTGCGGCTGCGAATGAATCCGATTGGTACTGATCCATCGGGCCGGGAAAGGATCTCATGGGCGTGA
- a CDS encoding glycosyltransferase, whose amino-acid sequence MGRNSTYNILMYSHDTYGLGHIRRTMAIASHLRGPSTNILILTGSPIAGRFAFPDHVDFVRIPGMIKKTNEEYLPLSIKINSEHALNIRSSIIKATAKSFQPNLFIVDKEPLGLKKEVLPTLEWMRRNLPRARTVLGLRDIMDDAKTVRNDWTRKGIYEVLDSLYSEVWIYGLQHFYDSIREYAIPESVARHSCFTGYIPRKITDQDASRKMKKTYAFKNGEKLVVVTTGGGGDGYPVMDAYLTMLERASGKVSFQSVLITGPFMPEQERKMVFERARRLGVISCRFFRKMEEILAAADLVVTMGGYNTLCEILAQKTLALVIPRDTPRKEQLIRARVFKQHQLADYIPWNALSPEALGRQIIEMLESPGPRLEAISRFRLTGLDTMKKRIERFKTFHNGQNSKTGSGDDPQRISENFRNVHLQ is encoded by the coding sequence ATGGGCCGAAATTCCACCTACAATATTTTAATGTACTCCCATGACACCTACGGCCTTGGCCACATCCGCAGAACCATGGCCATTGCTTCCCATCTGCGGGGGCCGTCGACAAATATCCTTATTTTGACGGGCTCCCCCATTGCCGGCAGGTTTGCGTTTCCGGATCATGTGGATTTTGTCAGAATTCCGGGAATGATTAAAAAGACCAATGAAGAGTATCTGCCGCTTTCCATCAAAATCAATTCGGAACATGCCCTCAATATTCGCAGCAGCATCATCAAGGCGACGGCGAAAAGCTTCCAGCCGAATCTGTTTATCGTGGACAAGGAACCGCTCGGTCTGAAAAAGGAGGTTCTGCCAACGCTCGAATGGATGCGCCGGAATCTGCCGAGGGCCCGGACGGTGCTGGGTCTTCGGGATATTATGGACGATGCCAAAACCGTTCGAAACGACTGGACGCGCAAAGGCATCTATGAGGTGCTCGACAGCCTTTACAGTGAAGTCTGGATTTACGGGCTTCAACATTTTTATGATTCGATCCGGGAATACGCGATTCCCGAATCCGTGGCACGGCACAGCTGCTTTACCGGATATATTCCCCGAAAGATTACGGATCAGGATGCGTCCCGAAAGATGAAAAAGACCTATGCGTTCAAAAATGGCGAAAAACTGGTAGTGGTCACCACCGGGGGGGGCGGCGACGGATATCCGGTGATGGATGCCTACCTGACGATGCTGGAACGGGCATCCGGCAAAGTTTCCTTTCAGAGCGTACTGATCACGGGCCCCTTTATGCCCGAACAGGAACGAAAGATGGTTTTTGAACGGGCCAGGCGGCTTGGGGTGATCAGCTGCCGGTTTTTCAGGAAGATGGAGGAAATACTGGCGGCAGCGGATCTGGTGGTAACGATGGGAGGGTACAATACGCTTTGTGAGATTCTCGCACAGAAAACCCTGGCGCTCGTGATCCCCCGGGACACCCCCAGAAAAGAGCAGTTGATTCGGGCCCGGGTGTTCAAACAGCACCAGCTGGCGGATTATATTCCGTGGAATGCGCTTTCGCCCGAAGCGCTTGGCAGACAAATCATCGAGATGCTCGAATCTCCCGGGCCCAGGCTTGAGGCCATCTCCCGGTTTCGTCTGACAGGGCTGGATACCATGAAAAAGCGGATAGAAAGGTTTAAAACATTTCATAATGGACAAAATTCAAAAACCGGTTCTGGGGATGATCCTCAAAGGATATCCGAGAATTTCCGAAACGTTCATCTCCAATGA
- a CDS encoding glycosyltransferase family 4 protein, translating into MRICFCTPFKPLDCQTPSGDLVIASGLYSFLKRRGHQIWPAPSVRMRWIFWKFWLWPRVLRDRARTVRYVRRARPDLWLTYHTYYKAPDVLGPFVSSRTNIFYIVFQGIYSTRRKRHWRTRPGFKLNTIALRAAAHVFTNRREDLDNLNRIILPGDLTYIKPGIFPDRFAFSADARAELRQQWNVGDAPVIVSAAMFRPGVKSQGLAWVIRACAALFKDGRPGFLVIAGDGKERKTLRRLADDCLPGRVRFVGKIDRNNLYRFYSAGDIFAFPGIRESLGMVFLEAQSCGLPVVAFLNGGIPEVVQDQKTGFLVPVFDMDVYVKAMERLISDMALRRIMGDNAKKYVRTEHDLDINYQQVEAILNRLSASRLSLRETMMDSDCSGHPVKKSPSG; encoded by the coding sequence ATGCGGATCTGTTTCTGTACACCCTTTAAACCCCTGGACTGCCAGACCCCATCCGGCGATCTGGTCATTGCCAGCGGGTTGTATTCATTTTTAAAGCGGCGGGGGCATCAGATATGGCCGGCACCTTCGGTCCGGATGCGATGGATTTTCTGGAAATTCTGGTTGTGGCCCCGGGTATTGCGGGACCGGGCCCGGACGGTCCGGTATGTACGGCGGGCAAGGCCGGATCTGTGGCTGACCTATCATACCTATTATAAGGCACCGGATGTGTTGGGGCCATTTGTTTCCAGCCGGACGAATATTTTCTATATCGTTTTCCAGGGGATATATTCGACCAGACGCAAACGGCACTGGCGGACAAGGCCCGGGTTTAAACTCAACACCATCGCCCTGCGTGCAGCCGCGCATGTGTTTACCAACCGGAGGGAAGATCTGGATAACCTGAACCGGATCATATTGCCCGGCGATCTCACGTACATTAAACCGGGCATCTTTCCGGACCGTTTTGCCTTCAGCGCCGATGCCAGGGCCGAACTTCGGCAGCAATGGAATGTGGGTGATGCCCCGGTGATTGTTTCAGCGGCCATGTTCAGGCCCGGCGTCAAATCACAGGGACTGGCCTGGGTGATCCGGGCATGTGCAGCGCTGTTCAAAGACGGGAGGCCCGGTTTTCTGGTGATCGCCGGAGACGGGAAGGAAAGAAAAACGCTCCGTCGCCTGGCGGACGACTGCCTTCCCGGCAGGGTCCGTTTTGTCGGGAAAATTGACCGGAATAATCTGTACCGGTTTTACAGTGCCGGAGACATTTTCGCCTTTCCGGGAATTCGCGAATCTCTGGGGATGGTGTTCCTCGAAGCGCAGTCATGCGGGCTTCCGGTGGTTGCCTTTTTAAACGGCGGAATCCCGGAGGTGGTGCAGGATCAAAAGACCGGCTTTCTGGTGCCGGTATTTGATATGGACGTCTATGTCAAGGCCATGGAACGGCTGATATCCGATATGGCTCTGCGGCGGATTATGGGAGATAATGCCAAAAAATACGTGCGGACCGAGCATGATCTGGACATAAATTATCAGCAGGTGGAGGCTATTTTGAATCGCCTTTCGGCTTCCCGATTGTCTTTGCGTGAAACGATGATGGATTCGGATTGTTCCGGTCATCCCGTCAAAAAAAGTCCGTCAGGATAA
- the gatB gene encoding Asp-tRNA(Asn)/Glu-tRNA(Gln) amidotransferase subunit GatB produces the protein MEFEPVIGLEIHAQLKTKTKIFCSCSTRFGAPPNTHTCPVCLGMPGVLPVLNKKVVEFTMRMALATNCTIAHESRFARKNYFYPDLPKGYQISQYELPLAESGHMDIEIDGQSKRIGITRIHMEEDAGKLTHDPVRPYSLVDLNRTGVPLMEIVSEPDIRSPEEAGIYLHHMRAIVRYLDISDGNLEEGSFRCDANISVRPKGQAEFGTRAEIKNLNSFKAVENALAYEIDRQIDLIENGGKVVQETRLWDPDKGKTISMRSKEEAHDYRYFPDPDLLPLTIDDAWIEKIKQTIPELPDKKKKRFMSEYDLPVTDAEILTENRAMAEYFENCVRSFNQPRQVCNWIMGSLLALLNAEGKPIDESPISAEHLARLLQLIDQGVISGKIAKTVFDEMAQTGKEPGAIVKEKGLVQVSDTSAIETAVEKVLGAHPDEVQKYRNGQTRLIGFFVGQVMKETRGKANPKMVNEVLAEKLGEPEDRGQGSGVRGLRTED, from the coding sequence ATGGAATTTGAACCGGTCATCGGGCTTGAAATTCATGCCCAGCTAAAAACAAAAACCAAAATTTTCTGTAGTTGCTCGACCCGATTCGGGGCACCTCCCAACACCCATACCTGCCCGGTTTGTCTGGGAATGCCGGGTGTGCTTCCTGTGCTGAACAAAAAAGTGGTTGAATTTACCATGCGCATGGCCCTGGCAACGAACTGTACCATCGCCCATGAAAGCCGGTTTGCACGAAAAAATTATTTTTATCCGGACCTTCCCAAGGGCTACCAGATTTCCCAGTACGAACTGCCTTTAGCCGAATCCGGCCATATGGATATTGAAATCGATGGACAATCCAAACGGATCGGTATCACCCGAATTCACATGGAAGAAGACGCGGGCAAACTGACCCATGACCCGGTCCGCCCGTACAGCCTGGTGGATCTGAACCGGACCGGAGTCCCGCTGATGGAAATTGTCAGCGAACCGGATATCCGCTCGCCTGAAGAGGCCGGAATTTATCTGCACCACATGCGCGCCATTGTCCGGTATCTGGATATCAGCGACGGCAATCTGGAGGAAGGCAGCTTCCGGTGCGATGCCAATATTTCCGTACGCCCCAAAGGACAGGCTGAATTCGGCACCCGGGCGGAAATTAAAAACCTGAACTCCTTTAAAGCCGTTGAAAATGCGCTTGCGTATGAAATCGACCGTCAGATTGACCTGATTGAAAATGGCGGAAAGGTGGTGCAGGAAACCCGGCTCTGGGATCCGGATAAAGGCAAAACCATCTCCATGAGAAGTAAGGAGGAAGCCCACGATTACCGGTATTTTCCGGACCCGGATCTGTTGCCCCTGACCATCGATGATGCCTGGATCGAAAAAATTAAACAAACGATTCCGGAGCTTCCCGACAAGAAAAAAAAGCGGTTCATGTCCGAATACGATCTGCCGGTCACTGACGCTGAAATTCTGACCGAAAATCGTGCGATGGCCGAGTATTTTGAAAATTGCGTACGATCCTTCAATCAGCCCAGACAGGTCTGCAACTGGATCATGGGCTCCCTGCTGGCACTGCTCAACGCTGAAGGAAAACCCATCGACGAATCCCCCATATCGGCTGAACATCTGGCCCGGCTGCTTCAGCTCATCGATCAAGGGGTCATCAGCGGGAAAATCGCCAAAACCGTGTTTGACGAGATGGCACAAACCGGAAAAGAACCGGGGGCCATTGTCAAAGAAAAAGGACTGGTTCAGGTCTCTGACACATCGGCTATTGAAACGGCGGTTGAAAAGGTGCTTGGCGCCCATCCGGACGAAGTCCAGAAATACCGGAACGGCCAGACCCGACTGATAGGATTTTTCGTTGGCCAGGTCATGAAGGAGACCCGGGGAAAGGCCAACCCGAAGATGGTCAATGAGGTATTGGCGGAAAAACTCGGAGAACCAGAGGACAGGGGTCAGGGGTCAGGGGTCAGAGGACTGAGGACTGAGGACTGA
- a CDS encoding glycosyltransferase encodes MHITRTDFPTDYHSCPLKRLETFFHLIDSGHIFNSVSPDSFHQLRAAVADALVQSLVWHRPTLETSRGLLWPYESLRERAPFFEQQAESKSPFIRNQAKLFLTLLPFPGQWHRIITAENELIKNPEFQAFISTEQHNIEAKIRQKHQKRFKLRHFCQILKKPRLPHEKGILRIFSLPYLFTDQNFLKQLCRYYFLYIEPPMGIVFRHAWWRHFTAQSDPCLFGAGSDEDARFLESQENVLTTRLAHGDFLENDICPAAGGGEKKFDIVFNATFDDLPRKRHLLMLSLLKHPLLNAASALFIGRGEPAAVDLFREKVRQEGLEGRITVLDNLRRQDVTAYLTRCRMGVHLSLYENACRCIYEFFRADLPCVISSSMAGINLKIFTPQTGLAVTDKNLPEAIGYVLCHPDQFSPRNWFMTRSGTRNSTYRLNRQLKTIYTDFGYRWTEDIVALGSSGANRYIHPSDYRRFGEQFKQLHDLFSAHCPLSVLINPD; translated from the coding sequence ATGCATATAACACGGACTGATTTTCCAACCGATTATCATTCATGCCCCCTCAAACGGCTTGAAACTTTTTTTCACCTGATCGATTCCGGGCATATCTTCAACAGCGTCAGCCCGGATTCCTTTCATCAGCTTCGGGCCGCTGTCGCAGATGCCCTCGTTCAGTCCCTGGTCTGGCATCGCCCGACGCTGGAGACATCCAGGGGACTTTTATGGCCCTATGAATCATTACGCGAACGAGCACCTTTTTTCGAGCAGCAGGCAGAATCCAAAAGCCCCTTTATCCGAAACCAGGCCAAACTATTTCTGACACTTCTTCCGTTTCCCGGCCAGTGGCACCGAATCATCACCGCAGAAAACGAGCTGATAAAAAACCCTGAATTTCAGGCATTTATATCCACAGAGCAGCACAATATTGAAGCAAAAATCCGGCAAAAACACCAGAAGCGGTTTAAACTCCGCCATTTCTGCCAGATCTTGAAAAAGCCCCGACTTCCACATGAAAAGGGTATTCTGCGAATTTTTTCACTCCCCTATCTTTTCACCGACCAAAATTTTCTCAAGCAGCTGTGCCGATATTATTTTTTATATATTGAGCCTCCGATGGGTATCGTCTTTCGCCATGCATGGTGGAGACATTTTACAGCGCAAAGCGATCCATGCCTTTTTGGCGCGGGATCCGATGAAGACGCGCGGTTTCTTGAGAGCCAGGAAAACGTTCTGACCACCCGTCTGGCACACGGCGATTTTCTGGAAAACGACATCTGCCCTGCGGCCGGCGGCGGTGAAAAAAAATTTGATATCGTATTCAATGCCACATTTGACGATCTCCCGAGAAAACGCCATCTGCTGATGCTTTCCCTGCTCAAGCATCCGCTATTGAACGCTGCGTCGGCACTTTTTATCGGGCGGGGAGAGCCTGCCGCGGTTGACCTCTTCAGGGAAAAGGTCCGCCAGGAAGGGCTTGAAGGCCGTATCACCGTTTTGGACAACCTTCGCCGGCAGGATGTGACCGCATATCTCACCCGGTGCCGCATGGGGGTTCATCTGTCCCTGTATGAAAACGCGTGCAGATGCATTTATGAATTTTTCAGAGCGGATCTTCCCTGTGTGATTTCCTCGTCAATGGCAGGAATAAACCTGAAAATCTTTACCCCGCAGACCGGTCTGGCCGTAACCGACAAAAACCTGCCCGAAGCCATCGGTTATGTCCTTTGCCACCCGGATCAGTTTTCCCCCCGGAATTGGTTTATGACCCGTTCGGGAACCCGAAACTCCACTTACCGTTTAAACCGACAGTTGAAAACCATTTATACTGATTTCGGTTATCGATGGACAGAAGATATCGTCGCCCTTGGAAGCAGTGGCGCCAACCGCTATATTCATCCATCGGATTACCGGCGGTTCGGCGAGCAGTTCAAACAGCTTCATGATTTGTTTTCAGCGCACTGCCCGCTGTCTGTCCTGATAAATCCGGACTGA
- a CDS encoding polysaccharide deacetylase family protein, translating into MGVSVSSLWLDLPSDMVSRLERTVAAAIDRAGSARPVTIFFRADDVAVPGNSFDRLMALFLAHQLPLSLAVVPAWVTPARWADLRKSGAGERALWCWHQHGWRHVNHEPAGKKSEFGASRSREDITADLEKGRYRLQILLGPDFYPAFTPPWNRCDVTTLQQLKDLEYHAVSRSRGSCCPPPDGLPDIPVNVDLHTRKEIRSEQGWENLLGEIHQAISCGFCGIMIHHQRMNNAAFYFLKHLCRIISTRRELLAMHLKDLA; encoded by the coding sequence ATGGGCGTGAGCGTATCTTCTCTGTGGCTGGACCTTCCATCGGATATGGTTTCCCGGCTTGAACGTACGGTGGCTGCGGCCATTGACCGGGCCGGATCCGCCCGGCCCGTTACCATTTTTTTCAGGGCCGATGACGTGGCGGTTCCGGGCAACAGCTTTGACCGGTTGATGGCGTTGTTTCTGGCACATCAACTGCCGCTTTCACTGGCCGTTGTGCCGGCATGGGTTACGCCCGCCCGGTGGGCAGATCTCAGAAAATCCGGGGCAGGTGAAAGGGCGCTGTGGTGCTGGCACCAGCATGGCTGGCGGCATGTCAACCATGAACCCGCCGGGAAAAAAAGTGAATTCGGCGCCAGCCGGAGCCGGGAGGATATCACGGCGGATCTTGAAAAAGGGCGGTATCGGCTTCAAATCCTCCTGGGACCGGATTTTTATCCGGCATTTACGCCCCCCTGGAACCGTTGTGATGTGACAACGCTTCAGCAGCTCAAAGACCTGGAATACCATGCCGTATCGCGAAGCCGGGGCAGCTGCTGCCCGCCTCCGGATGGGTTGCCGGATATTCCGGTCAACGTCGATCTTCACACACGAAAAGAAATCCGGTCCGAACAGGGATGGGAAAATCTGTTGGGCGAGATTCATCAGGCGATTTCATGCGGATTCTGTGGAATCATGATCCACCACCAGCGAATGAATAATGCCGCATTTTATTTTCTGAAACATCTTTGCCGGATTATTTCAACCCGCCGGGAACTGTTGGCGATGCATCTGAAGGATCTGGCGTAG
- a CDS encoding histidine phosphatase family protein → MKETTPAFRFGLVRHAPTEWNREKRIQGRRDVLLTPEGEELARAWGQRLSRLSWDAMCSSSSQRALKTAELMNQHLKIPLAADDRLREQNWGSWTGKTLAQIQKEAPDLLRRQVQSGWRFCPPGGESRNQARERSMRVLNDIIRDNRGRRILIVTHEGVIKCLLYRICGRQFLPSEKKLIQPFHLHWLIYEHNEFKAQINALPLE, encoded by the coding sequence ATGAAAGAAACGACGCCTGCATTCCGGTTTGGGCTGGTAAGGCATGCCCCGACGGAATGGAACCGGGAAAAACGGATTCAGGGTCGCCGGGATGTCCTTCTGACTCCCGAAGGCGAAGAGCTGGCCCGGGCGTGGGGCCAGCGGCTGAGCCGGCTTTCCTGGGATGCCATGTGCTCGAGCAGCAGCCAAAGAGCGCTGAAAACCGCAGAATTGATGAATCAACACCTGAAGATCCCCCTGGCGGCAGATGACCGGCTTCGAGAACAGAATTGGGGAAGCTGGACAGGTAAAACCCTGGCTCAGATTCAGAAAGAAGCGCCTGACCTCCTGCGCCGGCAGGTACAATCGGGATGGCGATTTTGCCCTCCGGGCGGTGAGTCCAGAAACCAGGCACGGGAAAGAAGCATGAGGGTTCTGAACGACATCATCCGTGATAACCGGGGCAGACGCATTCTCATCGTGACCCATGAAGGCGTCATCAAATGCCTGCTGTATCGGATCTGTGGCAGGCAGTTTCTTCCGTCGGAGAAAAAACTGATCCAGCCGTTTCATCTGCACTGGCTCATATATGAACACAACGAATTCAAGGCGCAGATCAATGCGCTACCACTGGAATAA